ATCATCCCCTGCTTTCAAGGAGTCGGTAACAGAAGCAATTACTGCGTCTAAAGCGCGCCCGGCTGCCGCTTTGGAAATATCGGCACCTGTGGCAATCTTGTCGATCAGTTGTGACTTATTCACTCTATCATCCCCTCTAGAATTCTATCGCCGCACCGAGAAAGATTTACGGTTGCAGCAGCGCAGCGGTTATATCAGTCCCGTCGAATCTTGGTAAGCCACCGACTTCGAGGCCAAACACAGGCCGACAGTCTCTAACTTAGCGGCACAAAAAAATACTGGCAAGTCCGAAATGGCTTATCAGCATAAGTTTTATCAATGGCTTTTGCTCTTCGTCACCGTTTTTACCGCGACTGGTAGTGCGCCGAAGGCTGGATTTTGCAAGGTAATGTTCAAAACCTCATCAATTCTCTGTACCGGATGAATCTCCAAATCGGCGATAACGTTGTCCGGAATTTCTTCCAGATCGCGCTTGTTCTCATGTGGGATCAGCACGGTTTTGATGCCGCCGCGATGCGCCGCCAGCAGCTTCTCTTTCAGGCCACCTATCGGCAACACTTGACCACGTAGGGTGATCTCACCGGTCATTGCTACATCGGCACGTACCGGGTTGCCAGTCAGGCAGGAAACCAGCGCGGTGCACATCGCAATACCGGCACTCGGCCCGTCTTTCGGCGTCGCACCTTCCGGCACATGGACATGGATGTCACGCTTTTCATAGAAATCAGCGTTGATACCCAGTTTTTCTGCGCTCGCACGTACCACGGTCAGCGCAGCTTGGATCGATTCCTGCATCACTTCACCCAAGGAACCGGTGTAGGTCAGTTTACCCTTGCCCGGCACACAAGCAGTTTCGATGGTTAGCAAATCGCCGCCCACTTCCGTCCACGCCAAGCCAGTAACCTGACCTACGCGGTTTTCGATGTCCGCACGACCATAGTCAACACGCTGCACACCCAGATAATCTTTCAAGTTGTCGCCATTGATTTTGATATGTTTGACTTTTTTGTCCATCAATAGCGTTTTCACCGCTTTACGGCACAGCTTGGAAATTTCGCGTTCCAAACTACGCACCCCAGCTTCACGGGTGTAATAGCGGATAATGCCGATAATGGCGCTGTCATCAACCACCAGTTCGCTTTGCTGCAACGCGTTGCGCTCAAGCTGCTTCGGCAACAAATGCTGCTTGGCAATGTTGAACTTTTCATCCTCGGTGTAACCCGACAGGCGGATCACTTCCATACGATCCAGCAACGGCCCAGGGATGCTCATCGAGTTTGAGGTAGCGACGAACATGACATCGGACAGATCATAATCCACTTCCAGGTAGTGATCATTAAACGCCACGTTTTGTTCCGGATCCAGCACCTCAAGTAGTGCAGAAGCCGGATCACCGCGCATGTCGGAAGACATTTTGTCGATCTCATCTAGCAGGAACAACGGGTTCTTCACCCCGACCTTAGCCATTTTTTGGATCAGCTTACCGGGCATCGAACCGATGTAAGTGCGCCGATGTCCGCGAATTTCTGCTTCGTCCCGCACGCCGCCCAATGCCATACGCACATACTGACGCCCAGTTGCCTTAGCGATCGACTGGCCCAGCGAGGTTTTCCCCACGCCCGGAGGCCCCACCAGGCACAGGATCGGCCCCTTGATTTTGCTGACGCGGCTCTGCACAGCGAGATACTCAAGAATGCGATCTTTGACGCGTGCCAGGCCATAGTGATCGGTATCGAGCACTTCCTGCGCCTTGAGTAAGTCTTTTTTCACCTTGCTGCGCGCATTCCAAGGCACTTGCAGCATCCAGTCGATATAGCCACGCACCACAGTCGCTTCCGCAGACATCGGCGACATCATTTTCAGCTTTTGCAGTTCAGCTTCGGTTTTTTCACGCGCTTCTTTCGGCATTTTTGCCGCTGCGATCTTGCGTTTCAGCGCTTCATGTTCATCCGGCACATCATCCATCTCGCCGAGTTCTTTCTGAATCGCCTTCATTTGCTCATTCAGATAGTATTCGCGCTGACTTTTTTCCATCTGTTTTTTGACGCGATTACGAATGCGTTTTTCTACCTGTAGCAGGTCGATTTCCGATTCCATCATCGCCATCAGGTATTCCAAGCGTTCAGTAATATCGAACATCTCCAACACCGACTGCTTGTCGTTAAGCTTCAGCGGCATATGCGCGGCGATGGTATCCGCTAGACGTGCGGCATCGTCGATGCTATTGAGTGAAGCC
The sequence above is drawn from the Serratia symbiotica genome and encodes:
- the lon gene encoding endopeptidase La, which encodes MNLERSERIEIPVLPLRDVVVYPHMVIPLFVGREKSIRCLEAAMDHDKKIMLVAQKEASTDEPSINDLFSVGTVASILQMLKLPDGTVKVLVEGLQRMHITTLSDSGECFTAQAEYLESPAIDEREQEVLVRTAINQFEGYIKLNKKIPPEVLASLNSIDDAARLADTIAAHMPLKLNDKQSVLEMFDITERLEYLMAMMESEIDLLQVEKRIRNRVKKQMEKSQREYYLNEQMKAIQKELGEMDDVPDEHEALKRKIAAAKMPKEAREKTEAELQKLKMMSPMSAEATVVRGYIDWMLQVPWNARSKVKKDLLKAQEVLDTDHYGLARVKDRILEYLAVQSRVSKIKGPILCLVGPPGVGKTSLGQSIAKATGRQYVRMALGGVRDEAEIRGHRRTYIGSMPGKLIQKMAKVGVKNPLFLLDEIDKMSSDMRGDPASALLEVLDPEQNVAFNDHYLEVDYDLSDVMFVATSNSMSIPGPLLDRMEVIRLSGYTEDEKFNIAKQHLLPKQLERNALQQSELVVDDSAIIGIIRYYTREAGVRSLEREISKLCRKAVKTLLMDKKVKHIKINGDNLKDYLGVQRVDYGRADIENRVGQVTGLAWTEVGGDLLTIETACVPGKGKLTYTGSLGEVMQESIQAALTVVRASAEKLGINADFYEKRDIHVHVPEGATPKDGPSAGIAMCTALVSCLTGNPVRADVAMTGEITLRGQVLPIGGLKEKLLAAHRGGIKTVLIPHENKRDLEEIPDNVIADLEIHPVQRIDEVLNITLQNPAFGALPVAVKTVTKSKSH